One Ferribacterium limneticum genomic window, CCCGTTGAATACAGTGAAATCGATGAGTGATACCCACGCGAAGCAGGAGCGCCGTCATCGCCAGGAGCGACGCCTGGCGGACAGCGGGCCGCCGACAGGCGTGCATGATCGTCGGGTAAATATCGAGCGTCGGCTGTTCAACCTGGGGCTGGATGGCGGCGTGGCGTGGCTGAGTACGGCGGCTCCCGTCAGGGAGTGGAATGCCAAGCCGTCAGGGGCCGATCTCAGTGTTTCAGGTGAGGCGTGGCCAGGGCTTGCAGGCTGGCTTCTTCACTAAGGCCGCTGGATTCGGTGAAATAGCCGCATAGCGGGCATTTGAAGCCGGGCGGGCAGTCGTGTTCGCGGGCACATTCGGCCTGGGTTTCATCGGTCAGAACCATTTGGCGGACAGCTTCGCAACGGGCGAGGGGGGAGTCGAAGAAGGACATCGGAGTCTCCTGAATTGTTGTTTACATACTCAGTCTAGTCGCGATGCGGCTATTTGCCATGACCGTGATAAATCTCACGGTCAACCGGAAAAAAGGCCCAAAAACCAAATGGCGGCGGGGGCGGCCGGATCTTTGCCGATGTCCACAAGCTGCATGGCGTGAACGCCGCCAAGGTGTGATGTGGCGCGCTGGTAGGCGGTTTTGCCGATGGAGTCATCGGCGTCGAACAGCATGAGCAGCGGCGCGACCAGCAGCTTGAGTGCTTGGGCGCCGGCCCGGTCGATCAGGCCACCGTGGCAGGCGACGGCCTTGACCAGTGTGTCGCGCTGGGCGGCGGCGCGGATGGCGGCCGGCGCAACGTCGCCGCTGGTGAAAATGGCGAGTGGCAAGGCCTCCATGTCGCCGTCCTTGCGGGTCATGTCGAGGATGTCGATCAGGCGCTGGGTCAGGCGTGGCACGTTTTGCGTGGCATCGGGGAACTGCACCTCCTGGGCGGTGAGCAGTTCCATCGTCAAGGTGGCGCAGCCGAATTCGGCAAAGCATGACGAAATGGCCGCGTCTTCCGCCGCATGGTGGGCGCGGGCGATCAGGATCAGGCCGCAGGGGTTGTCGGGGAACTCCAGATGGCCATGCAGCGAGCCATGCGGAGTTTGCAGGGTGATGAAGCGGTTCATTCGGATAGTCGGACAGCGATGCGGTTCGGGCCGAAGGCTTTGCCGGCGTGGCCGAGAACCTTGCCGAAGCGGCCGGCGATGGCGGTCAAGCAATGCGGGCAACGGCCTTCCGGCGTCAGGTCGTAGCGCTGGATGTCGTACCAGTCGCGGACGATCAGCGCGGCGTGGCAACTTGGGCAGAAGGTGGTGCCGCCTTCCGGGTCGTGCACGTTGCCGGTAAAAACGTGGTGCAGCCCGGCGTCGAGGGCGATGCGGCGGGCCTGGATGAGCGTTGCCGGTGGCGTCGGCGGGAGGTCGCCCATTTTCCAGTCGGGGTGAAAGGCGGAGAAGTGCAGCGGCACGTCCGGCCCGAGTTCGCGGGCGACCCAAGTGGCCAGTTCGTTGATCTCCTGGGCGCTGTCGTTCTGGCCGGGAATGAGCAGGGTGGTGATTTCCAGCCAGCAGTCGGTTTCGTGGTGTATGTAGGCCAGCGTGTCGAGCACCGGCTGCAGATGGCCGACGCAGAGCTTGTGATAGAAGCTCTCGGTAAAGGCCTTGAGGTCTACGTTGGCGGCATCCATGACGGCGAACAGCTCGCGGGCCGGTTCCGGGTGGATGTAGCCGGCGGTAACGGCGACGTTGCGAATGCCCTGTTCGCGGCAGGCGAGTGCCGTGTCGATGGCGTACTCGGCGAAGGTGACCGGGTCGTTGTAAGTGTAGGCCACGGCGTCGGCGCTGTAGCGGCGGGCGGCTGCGGCGATTATCTGCGGGCTGGCCGTGTCCATCAGGCGGTCCATGTCCTTCGACTTGGAAATGTCCCAGTTCTGGCAGAACTTGCAGGCCAGATTGCAGCCGGCGGTGCCGAAGGACAGGATGCTGCTGCCCGGATAAAAGTGATTGAGCGGCTTTTTTTCGACGGGATCGATGCAGAAGCCCGACGAGCGGCCATAGGTTGTCAGTTGCATGGCGCCATTGACCATCTGGCGGACGAAGCAGGCGCCGCGCTGGCCTTCGTGCAACTGGCAGTCGCGCGGGCAGAGGTCGCATTGCACGCGGCCGTCGGGCAGGGCGTGCCACCAGCGGCCGGGGAACAGGGATTCGGTGGCGCTCATGGTGCGGCCTCCTTCCATTTCTTGACACCGTAGCGTTCGAGGCGGACGTCCGAGCCCCAGTAATTGGCCGGCAGCCCGGCTTTCTGCTTGAGGTGGGCCATGAAGACGACCGGGGCGGGCAGTTGCTCCCAGACTTGCGGCAAGAAAGTCGAACGACGACGGCCCGCAGTGAAAATCACGCCATCGATATCCGGGCGCAGTTGGTCCAGAGCATCGGCCTCGCTGGTAAATAATATTGGCTCGGCCGGCGTCAGCAGCGAGACTTCGACGCGGGTGATGGGCAATTCGTCGGCCGTCAGCGGCTCGAAACGCGGGTCGCGAAAAGCGGCGGCCAGGGCATTTTCGTGAACATCCTGGGCCAGCGGTCGCCAGGCTTCGAGGCTGCCGATGCAGCCGCGCAGGTCGCCATGCTGGGTCAGCGTGACGAAGGTGGCGCCGTGTTGATGCAATTCCGGGTAGTCATTGGTCGGGGTTTGCCCGAGACCGAAGCGGCCGGAAATGGCATTTCGGGCCAGGGTCAGCAGGGTTGTGCCGAGCTCAGACATGATCGTCGGCCTCAGTGAAGGAAAAGGCGGCGTAACCGACAACGCGGGCCTTGTCGCCAGCCGTATCACCGGAATTGCACAGGCCGAGCAGTGTCGGCTTCAGGCCGCGCTGGCGGGCGGCGAGCAGCAGGCCGTTGATCGGGTAGGCGCCGCAGGCCTGTTCGGGATGGATGTGGGTATCGAGCTGCATGATGTGCCGGCAGGTCTCGGCATCGACTTGCTGGGCGGTGGCGTAGCCCAGGAAATGCGAGAGGTCGGAACTGACGACGATCAGCGTTTCCGGCCCGCCCCAGAGCCGGTCAAGGATTTGGCCAACGGCCTCCGGCGTGGCGTGGCCGACGGCCAGCGGGACGAGCGTGAAATGCTCCAGCACGCGCTGCAGGAAAGGCAGATGCACCTCCAGCGAATGCTCGAAGGCATGAACGTGATCGCTGAAAACGATCTGCGGCAGATCGGCGATGGCGGCGATGGCCTGGGCGTCGAGCCGGATGGTGCCGAGCGGCGTCGAAAACGCCTCGGCTTCGGGCAGGGCGATGCCGTCGACGGCCACCCGGTGGGTCGGGCCGAGCAGGATCACCCGATGAATATGCTTCGACCACGGGGCCAGCGCGGCGTAGGCCGTGGCGGCTGTCGAACCGGAATAGACGTAGCCGGCGTGGGGCACGATCAGGGCCTTGGGCTGGCTGACCGGAGTGGCGTTGGCCTCGGCGAGCAGTTGGTCGACGGTGCCCGACAGCTTGGCGGGATCGCCGGGGTAAAAAGCACCGGCGACGGCGGGAGGACGGGTGTTGAGCATGGTCGTCTCCTCAAATGATCATCAGCCCGGCCACCATGCCAGCGCCGATGGCGAACAGGCCGGGCAGGGCGTGACGGGCCAGCTTGCCGCCGCCGATGCTGAGGACCAGCCCGATCTTGAAGACCAGGTTGGCGAGCAGGGCCAGCGTGACGGCAATGACGGCATCGCCGCTGACCACCTTGTCGAGGTTGAACATGCGCAAGGTGGACAGGACGCTGGCGTCGGCATCGGTCAGGCCTGACACCAGCGCCACGATGTACAGGCCGCTGCTGCCGGCAATGTCCTGCAGCCAGGCCGAGGCGAGGACCACGACGGCGTAGAGCAGACCGAAGGAAACGGCGGTACGCATTTCGGTCGGGTTCTTGACTTCCGGCATCGGCAAGTCTCCGGCGTCGCTGAGTACCTTCCAGCGATACAGCGCCATTGCCACGCCGGGGACGATGCCGCACGCGAAAACGATGGCGATCTGGGTTGCCAGGCTGGGCGCGACGACGCTGGCGACCAGCCACAAACGGATCATGACCATGACGTTGGCGATCAGGATGACGATGGCCGACATGTGGATGAGGTCGGCATGGTCGCGGGCGTGGCGGGAAAACATCATGGTCGTTGCGGTCGACGAGGCCAGACCGCCGAAAATGCCGAGCAGCGCCGCGCCGTGGCGGGCGCCGACGATGCGCAGGGCGAGGTAGCCGGACAGGGCGAGGCCAGAGATCAGCACAACCATGTACCAGACCTGGCGCGGGTTGATGGCGTTGTACGGCCCGAAATCCTCGCTCGGCAGAATGGGCAGGATGACCAGCGAGAGGACGGCGAATTGCAGGATGGAGTTGATGTCCTTGGGTGTCGTCCGTTCGCTGAACTGGCGCAGTTCGGCCTTGAAGTAGAGCAGCACGGTGGTCGTGATGGCGAGCATGACGGCCAGCGTCGAGTAGCCGAACCAGACGGCGGCACCCAGGCCATAGGTGACGATGATGGCCGCCTCGGAGGTGAAGCCGCGATATTGCTCTTCCTGCTGGGCGGAAAAATTCGAGGCGACCATGCTCCCCGAGATGACGAGCAACCCGGTCACCAGCAACCAGGGACCGCCGGTTTTTTCGCCGAGCAGCGCAAACAGGCAGCCGAGCATGGCGACCAGGGCAAAGGTGCGCAGGCCGGCCGCGGCGTCCGGGCGCCGTTCGCGCTCCATGCCGATGAGCAGGCCGATGCCGAGCGCGGTGGCAAAAGCCTCGACGGGGGCAGCCAGTTCCGGGACCACGAAGGTCATACGAATCCTCTTTTACGATGGTTCTTAAGTAAAATTAAGCCATGCCACGCCATTACGCAATCGTTCCCGCTGCCGGCAGCGGTTCCCGCTTCGGAAGCGAGAAGCCGAAGCAGTATCTCGACCTGCTCGGTCGGCCGCTGATTTTCCATACCTTGAAGGCCTTGACGGCTTGCCCGGACATCGAACGGGTATGGGTCGTGCTGGCTCCGGATGACCCGTGGTGGCCGCGCTACGATTGGAGTGAGCTCGGCCCCAAGCTCGAAACCGTGCGCTGCGGCGGCGCGACGCGGGCGGCGAGCGTGAGCAACGGATTGCGGGCGGCGGCGATGGTTGCCGCCGACGATGACTGGATCCTCGTGCACGACGCGGCGCGGCCCTGCCTGTCGGCGGCCATGCTCGAGGCGCTGTTCGACGAGTTGGCTGACGATGCGGTTGGCGGCATCCTCGCCGTGCCGGTCGCCGACACCATCAAGCGGGCCGATGCCGGGCAGCGCGTTGCTGCCACCGAGCCACGCGACGGTTTGTGGCAGGCACAGACGCCGCAGATGTTTCGCTACGGTCAACTGGAAAAATCGCTCAAAAATGAAATGGCCGTCACCGACGAAGCCGGTGCCATCGAGGCCATGGGCCTCAAGCCGAAACTCGTGCGCGGCGATTCGACCAATCTGAAAGTCACCTATCCGGCCGACCTCGCCTTGGCCGCGATGATCTTGAGAGCACGCAAATGAGCACGCCAATCAATTTCCGCGTCGGGCAGGGCTACGATGTGCACCAGCTGGTCGAAGGCCGCAAACTGATTCTCGGCGGCGTCGATATACCGCATTCGACCGGCTTGCTTGGCCATTCCGACGCCGATGCGCTGCTCCACGCTATTACCGATGCGCTGCTCGGCGCCGTCGCCCTCGGCGACATCGGCCGCCATTTTCCTGATACCGATCCACGCTACAAGGGCGCCGACAGCCGCGTCCTGCTCCGCGCCGCCGTCGCCCTGCTGGCCGAACGCGGCTGGCGGCCGGTCAATGTCGATGCGACGCTGATTGCCCAGCAGCCGAAACTCGCCCCGCACGCCGCGGCGATGGTCGCCAACGTCGCCGCCGACCTCGGTATCGCGCCCGACTGCGTCAATATCAAGGGCAAGACCAACGAGCGCCTCGGCTACCTCGGCCGCGAGGAAGCCATCGAAGCGCAGGCCATCGCGCTGGTCGAACGTGTTGGCTGAGCGGCGAAACCAGAAACAACCCAAACCGGCCACGGCCAGAGTTTTCTTCGCCCTCTGGCCAGCGCCTGAGGTGGCCGAGCGCCTCGGCACAATCGCCGACAACGCCGCCCTGTCGTTCGGCGGCCGCGCCACCCGGCGCGACACCATCCACCTGACGCTGGCCTTTCTCGGCAACGTTCCCGAAGCGCGTCTGCCTGAATTGTCGAAGGCCGTCACCAGCCTTCGCGCCGAGCCATTCGCCATCAACGTGAATCAGCTCGGCTTTTGGGCGCACAACCATTTGCTGTGGGCTGGGTGCAAGGCACCATCGGCTCATCTGGACGCGCTATCAAGCCAGTTGCGCCAGGCGCTGGCGCGGGCCGGATTCCGGGTCGGGGGCGAAGGCCGGGATTTCGTGCCCCATGTCACGCTGGTCCGCCGCGTACCGGAGGTAACTGAGCCGTCGGAAAGCCACCCGCTTCCGTCAATTGAACCCTTCATCTGGTGCAACGAACGTTTCGTGCTGGTTTGTTCGACGCTGTCGGCGCTCGGCTCGTCCTACCGGATCATCGACGAATTCCCGCTGACGACGGGCCTCAGGGCCTGATCGGCAGGACCAGGCGAACGAGCAGGCCGCCGCCAGGATTGGGCAGCAGATCGAGCCGTCCTTCATGTAGACGGGCGATACGCTCGACGATGGCCAGTCCGAGCCCCGTGCCGGTGGCGTCGGTGCGGGCGTTCTCGAGCCGGGTGAAGGGGCGTTTCAGGCGTTCGATCTCGTCTGCCGGCACGCCGGGACCGCGATCCTTGATTTCCAGCCAAATTTCCCCGTTGACCGTAGCAGCCGACAAAGTGATCTCGCCGCCGCCGTATTTGACGGCATTGTCGATCAGGTTGGTTACGGCGCGGGTGATCGCCTTTGGCCGCAGCGTCGTTTCGGGCAGGGCTTCAATTGCCGTGGTCAGGGCATGGCCAACATAGCGTTGGCGCTCGACAATGCTCGACAGCAGGGCGCCAAGATCGGTCGCCACTGCCGCCTCGCCGGATTCTGTCCGGGCGTAATCCATGAACTGCGAAATCACCGCTTCCATCTGTTCGATGTCGGCCACCACAGCCTGACGGGCATTGTCGGCGACGCTCATTTCGGCCTCCAGACGCAACCGGGTGAGCGGGGTGCGCAGGTCGTGCGAGATGCCGGCCAGCACCTCCGATCTATCCTTTTCATGCCGTTCGAGGTCGGCCGCCATGGTGTTGAAGGCGACGGCCAGACGACTCAGTTCCTCAGCGCCATCCTCCGGCAGCGGCGCCGGCGTCTGGCCGCGGCCGACCGCCTCGGCCGATCTGGCCATGGCCTTGAGCGGCCGGCTGATGCGCGAGGCGATGAGCCAGGCGACCGCCAGGGCCAGGACTACGGCGAGCAGCCCCCAGGCCAGCCAGTGGCTGGCGAAATCGCGGGCCGCACGGTCGCGCGGCAGGACCAGCCAGTATTCTTCGTCATCGGCGTCATCGAGGCGGAAGCTGACCCAGAATCCGGAAACCTCGTCGACGCTGGCGGCAATCCGCGTGTGGTCGCCCAGGCGCGCCGTCAGCTCGCGTTGCAGGAGCCGGAAAAAGCGCGAATCTGGCATGGCCTCGATCTTGTCTTCCGGTTCGGCCGGCAGCAGGCGGATGCCTTCGCGTGTAGAGAATTCGTTGAACAGCCCGAGACGTTTCGCCGGTGCTGCGGCAAACAGTGAGGCGCGGATCAGGTTGACTGCCGAAGCGGCCAGTTGCGCCGTTTCCCGCGCTCGCGGTTCGGCATCGATGTAACGGAACAGGCTGAGCCAGCCCGCCGTGGTCAGCAGCACGAGCATGGCGAGCAACAGAAAGGTGCGCGCCAGCAGCGTGCGTGGCATCAGCACCAGGACTATTCCTTCGCAGCGCCGTCCGGCACGAAGACGTAGCCGAAGCCCCAGACTGTCTGCAGGTAGCGCGGCTGGGCCGGGTCGGCTTCGATGAGTTTGCGCAGGCGGGAAACCTGGACGTCGATGGCCCGGTCGAAGGGGCCCTGTTCGCGGCCACGGGCCAGGGTCATGAGCTTGTCGCGCGACAGCGGCTGGCGCGGGTGCTGGAGCAGCACCTTGAGCACGGCGAACTCGCCGGTGGTCAGGGCTTGCAGCTCATTGTCGCGGGTCAGCGTGCGGGCGGCGAGATCGACTTCGATGTTGCCGAAAGTGATTTTTTCCTGGTCGTCTTCCGGCGCGCCGGGCGGGCGGCTGCCTTGGCGGCGCAATACGGCGTGGATGCGGGCGAGCAGTTCGCGCGGGTTGAAGGGTTTGGGCAGGTAGTCGTCGGCGCCCATTTCGAGGCCGACGATGCGGTCGATCTCGTCTCCCTTGGCGGTCAGCATGATGATCGGCGTGCGGTCGCCCTGGCCGCGCAGGCGGCGGCAGATGGTCAGGCCGTCTTCGCCCGGCATCATGAGGTCGAGGACGATCAGGTGGTAATGTTCGCGGGCGCGCAGCTTGTCCATCTGCTGGCCGTCGGCGGCAGCCTTGACCTCGAAGCCCTGTTCGCCGAGGTAGCGGGTGAGCAGGTCACGCAGACGGGCGTCGTCGTCGACGACAAGGATGTGTTGGTGTTGTTGTTCGTTCATGCTGGCAAGGATAATGGCGGACAGTGAATGGAACGCGGCAAATGGTAACAAGCTTTTGCCGGGGCGGGCCGTGAAACATATTCTTACATTTTGAAGCGTTTGTCGGGCGCCGCCAGATGGACAATGGTGGCATCTGAAACGCCTGCCGCAATGCCTGCCATGAAACGTCTTTTCGCCCTTTCCCTGTTGCTGCTGAGCCTTCTGGGCTCGGCCGGTGGCGTCTGGGCGCAGGGTTACTGGCGCGACCTGCCGCCGGATGAGCGGCGCCAGTTGCGTCAGCAGATGCGTGAACACTGGCAGCAGGAACGCGAAATCCGCCGCGAGGAAGGTGCACCGCGCTGGCGCGATGTGCCGCCGGAAGACCGCCGCCGCTTGCGCGACGACATGCGCGAGCAGCGCGCCTGGCAGGAGCGTGAGCGAGGAAGCTGGGCCGAACAGCGCGAGCAACGCGGCTGGGGTGAGCAACGTGAACGTCGGGGTGACGGCCGGGGCTGGCGCCGAGATTGAATCCCGACTGGGCTGCGCCTCCGGTAAAATGCCGGCCCATGCTGATCCTCGCACTCGAAACTTCAACTGAACTTGGCTCCTGCGCCCTCTGGCGCGATGGCGTGGTAGCCGAACGTATCTGTCCGGCGGGGAAATCTCATTCCGAAACGCTGTTGCCGCTGGTCCGCGAACTGCTGGCCGAAGCCGGCGTCAAGGTCGGACAACTCGATGCAATTGCTTTCGGTGTCGGTCCCGGCGCCTTTACCGGTTTGCGCGTTGCCTGTGGCGCAGCGCAGGGTCTGGCGGTGGCTGCCAACCTGCCGCTGATTCCGGTGACCAGTCTTGAAACGCTGGCCGCGCAGGCCGGCGGCCAGCGCGTCCTGGCCCTGCTCGATGCGCGCATGGGCGAGGTCTATTCGGGCTGCTATCAACTGATCGACGGCGCATACGTTCTGCAGGGCGATATTCGTGTATCGGCGCCGGATGCGGTCGCGTTGCCTACCGAGCCAGGCTGGATCGCCTGCGGCAATGCCATCGCTGCCTATCCGGTTTTGGCTGAGCGCCTGAGCGTCGCCGGCATCGCCGTGCAAGTGGATGTCTTGCCGACTGCCACCACCGTGGTACGTCTGGCGGCACCACGCGCCGCTCGTGGTGAAGGCATCGATGCCGCGCTGGCCGCACCACTTTACATCCGTGACAAAGTGGCCAAAACGGTGGCCGAACGCCTCAGTGAAGGCGGGCGGGCTTGAGCGCCTTGAGCATTCCGGCCGAGTTTTTCCCGATGAACGAGCGCGACCTTGATGCGGTGGCGGCGCTCGAAGCTACCCTGCAGACTTTTCCGTGGTCGCGTGGCAATTTCGCCGATTCGTTGACGGCCGGCTATAGCGTCTGGGTGTTGCGCGTGGGCGGCGAGTTGATCGGTTTTTCGGTGGTCATGCGCGTTATCGACGAGGCGCATCTGCTGACCATAGGCGTCTGCAAGCGTTACCAGGGACAGGGCTACGGTGCGCGGATGCTGCGCCACGCCATGGAGTGCGCCCGGCTCGGTGGCGCCAGCAAGCTGTTTCTCGAAGTCCGGCCGTCCAACGAGCGGGCCGTCGAACTTTATCGCCACTTCGGATTCCACCAGATCGGCCTGCGCAAAGGCTATTATCCGGCGGTGATCGGGCGCGAGGATGCGCTGGTTTTTGATAAGGAATTGGCATGAGCCTGAGCCGCGAGCAGATGCTGGTCGAGATGGGCATTACGCCGATCTGGGTGTTGCGCGATAACGAGCCAAGCGCACCGGCCGTTGAGGAGTACGAGGCGGTCGCGGCCGAGCCGGAAGCCCGTGTGCCGACGCCAGAAAAAGCAACTGCGATCGTTCAAGAGCCCGCCCCGGTAGCCAGGCCAGCGCCCGCTGCGGCACTGCGCCCGATGACGCCGGTCGATAACCTGAACTGGCCTGAATTGGCCAAGCAGGTCGCCGAATGTCGTGCCTGCCCATTGTGCGAGCAGCGCAAGCAGGCCGTGCTTGGCGTTGGCGATCTGAATCCGGACTGGCTGTTCATCGGCGAAGGGCCGGGCGCCGAGGAGGACGTCAAGGGCGAACCTTTTGTCGGTCAGGCCGGCAAGCTGCTCGACGCCATGCTCGCCTCGCTCGATATTGCGCGCGGCAACCGGGTTTATATCGCCAACGCGGTCAAGTGCCGGCCGCCCGGCAACCGGACGCCGGAAGCGGCCGAAATGGCCGCCTGCTGGCCCTACCTGGAACGGCAGATCGCGCTGCTCAAGCCGAAGATCATCGTCCTGCTCGGCAAGGCGGCCGTCCATGCGGTGCTGCACGATGACAAGTCGCTGGCCTCGCTGCGCGGCAAGCGTTACGAATACGCGGGGATTCCGCTGGTGGTGACCTATCACCCGGCCTATCTGCTGCGCAATTTGCCGGACAAGGCGAAGGCCTGGGAAGACTTGCTCTTCGCCCGTCGTCTGCTGCGCGAAGCCTCGGCACCCGAACTGCCGTTCTAGGCGCCTACAGCAGATTTCATTTTTGGCTGTTTTTCCCGGTTGACCGTGGGAACGGCGGACCTCAGTGGTGTGACGAGTCGTCCAGATGCTGGACGTCGTCCTGCTGCGCTTGGTTGGCGAGGTGGCGCTGGCGGATCATATACATGAGCCCGCTGACGAACAGCCCGAACAGCGTGACGACCCAGTAGATCGACAGGTCCATCTTGACCATGAGGTAGTACAGCCCCGTCATGATCAGGATGGAGATGTTTTCGTTGAAATTCTGCACGGCGATCGAGTGGCCGGCGCCCATCAGGATGTGGCCGCGGTGCTGGAGCAGGGCGTTCATCGGCACGACGAAGAAGCCGGACAGGCCGCCGATCAGGATGAGCAGCGGCACGGCCAGCCATATTTCATGAACGAAGTTCATGATGAGCACGATGAGGCCCATGGCGATGCCGAGCGGGATGACCCGGACCGACTTGCGCAGGGTGATGAACTTGGCGGCCATGATGGCGCCGACCGCGACGCCGACGGCGACCACGCCCTGGAGCATCGAGGCTTTGGACAGACCGAGGCCCAGCGCGGTTTCCGACCATTTGATGACGATGAATTGCAGCGTTGCACCGGCGCCCCAGAACAGCGTGGTGACAGCCAGCGAAATCTGGCCGAGGCGGTCGCGCCAGAGCAGCGTCAGGCAGTGATTGAATTCGTGGATCAGGAAGATCGGATTCTTCTTGAGCGCCTTGTGGTCGACGCCGGTGTCGGGAATGTACAGATTGAAGACGGCAGCGAGGATGTAGAGCACGGCGACGACCGAGAGGGCCATTTCGCCGATGCTGTCGACCCCGGTGTCGATCACCGGGAAGTCGAAAGCCAGCAGGTGCTGGGCGATCTCCGGGCGGATCAGGGTGCCGCCGATGACGACGCCGAGGATGATGGCGCCGACGGTCAGGCCTTCGATCCAGCCGTTGGCGACGACGAGCAGGCGGTGCGGCAGGTATTCGGTCAGGATGCCGTACTTGGCCGGCGAGTAGGCAGCGGCGCCGAGGCCGACGACGGCGTAGGCGAGTAGCGGATGGGCGCCGAAGAACATCATGCTGCAGCCGATGATCTTGATACCGTTGCTGATCAGCATGACCCGGCCCTTGGGCATCGAATCGGCGAAGGCGCCGACGAAGGCGGCGAGGACTACATAGGAAACGGTGAAGAAGGTCTTGAGGAGCGGTTCGTACTCTGACGGCGCCTGCATCTCGCGCAGCGCGGCGATGGCGGCAATGAGCAGGGCGTTGTCGGCCAGCGCGGAAAAAAACTGCGCGGCCATGATGATGTAGAAGCCGAACGGCACGAAATATTTGTCTCTTATATGACTTTGGGCGAGGTTTATACCACGCTCAGGATTCGGCGCAAGGCTTGCGCGATCGTCGCCGTTATGCATCGTTGCGCCAGCCCGGGTCAAATCAATCAAGCGTATGGAGCGCCGGTTAAGGCTTGATGACAGTCGGTCAATGTCGAACGTGCGGCGGCTATTTCGACACCTCCACGGTCAACCGGAAATTTGGCCCGAAATTGAAGTTGGCCGCCGGAAGCAGGGCGGAATGTGGTTGAATATCGGCCGCACCCCTCCAGGAGAGAAATCATGGCTGACCGGCGCTTGCAGGTCTTTCATGCCGTCGCAAAACATCTGAGCTTTACGCGGGCGGCCGACGCCTTGTTCATGACGCAGCCGGCCGTCACCTTCCAGATCAAGCAACTGGAAGAACAGTACGGCACGCGCCTGTTCGAGCGGCGGCACGGCGGCATTTCGCTGACGCCGGCCGGCGAGATGGTGCTCTCCTACGCCGATAGAATCCTCGCGCTGTCCGATGAAATGGAGACGCGGCTGTCCGAAATGACCGGCGAAATGCGCGGCCCGCTGCTCGTCGGCGCCAGCACGACCATTGCCGAGTTCATGCTGCCGCGCGTCCTCGGCGAATTCAACGCGGCCTATCCGCAGGTGCGCG contains:
- the amrS gene encoding AmmeMemoRadiSam system radical SAM enzyme, producing MSATESLFPGRWWHALPDGRVQCDLCPRDCQLHEGQRGACFVRQMVNGAMQLTTYGRSSGFCIDPVEKKPLNHFYPGSSILSFGTAGCNLACKFCQNWDISKSKDMDRLMDTASPQIIAAAARRYSADAVAYTYNDPVTFAEYAIDTALACREQGIRNVAVTAGYIHPEPARELFAVMDAANVDLKAFTESFYHKLCVGHLQPVLDTLAYIHHETDCWLEITTLLIPGQNDSAQEINELATWVARELGPDVPLHFSAFHPDWKMGDLPPTPPATLIQARRIALDAGLHHVFTGNVHDPEGGTTFCPSCHAALIVRDWYDIQRYDLTPEGRCPHCLTAIAGRFGKVLGHAGKAFGPNRIAVRLSE
- the amrA gene encoding AmmeMemoRadiSam system protein A; the encoded protein is MSELGTTLLTLARNAISGRFGLGQTPTNDYPELHQHGATFVTLTQHGDLRGCIGSLEAWRPLAQDVHENALAAAFRDPRFEPLTADELPITRVEVSLLTPAEPILFTSEADALDQLRPDIDGVIFTAGRRRSTFLPQVWEQLPAPVVFMAHLKQKAGLPANYWGSDVRLERYGVKKWKEAAP
- the amrB gene encoding AmmeMemoRadiSam system protein B, whose amino-acid sequence is MLNTRPPAVAGAFYPGDPAKLSGTVDQLLAEANATPVSQPKALIVPHAGYVYSGSTAATAYAALAPWSKHIHRVILLGPTHRVAVDGIALPEAEAFSTPLGTIRLDAQAIAAIADLPQIVFSDHVHAFEHSLEVHLPFLQRVLEHFTLVPLAVGHATPEAVGQILDRLWGGPETLIVVSSDLSHFLGYATAQQVDAETCRHIMQLDTHIHPEQACGAYPINGLLLAARQRGLKPTLLGLCNSGDTAGDKARVVGYAAFSFTEADDHV
- a CDS encoding MgtC/SapB family protein, whose product is MTFVVPELAAPVEAFATALGIGLLIGMERERRPDAAAGLRTFALVAMLGCLFALLGEKTGGPWLLVTGLLVISGSMVASNFSAQQEEQYRGFTSEAAIIVTYGLGAAVWFGYSTLAVMLAITTTVLLYFKAELRQFSERTTPKDINSILQFAVLSLVILPILPSEDFGPYNAINPRQVWYMVVLISGLALSGYLALRIVGARHGAALLGIFGGLASSTATTMMFSRHARDHADLIHMSAIVILIANVMVMIRLWLVASVVAPSLATQIAIVFACGIVPGVAMALYRWKVLSDAGDLPMPEVKNPTEMRTAVSFGLLYAVVVLASAWLQDIAGSSGLYIVALVSGLTDADASVLSTLRMFNLDKVVSGDAVIAVTLALLANLVFKIGLVLSIGGGKLARHALPGLFAIGAGMVAGLMII
- the ispD gene encoding 2-C-methyl-D-erythritol 4-phosphate cytidylyltransferase, giving the protein MPRHYAIVPAAGSGSRFGSEKPKQYLDLLGRPLIFHTLKALTACPDIERVWVVLAPDDPWWPRYDWSELGPKLETVRCGGATRAASVSNGLRAAAMVAADDDWILVHDAARPCLSAAMLEALFDELADDAVGGILAVPVADTIKRADAGQRVAATEPRDGLWQAQTPQMFRYGQLEKSLKNEMAVTDEAGAIEAMGLKPKLVRGDSTNLKVTYPADLALAAMILRARK
- the ispF gene encoding 2-C-methyl-D-erythritol 2,4-cyclodiphosphate synthase; its protein translation is MSTPINFRVGQGYDVHQLVEGRKLILGGVDIPHSTGLLGHSDADALLHAITDALLGAVALGDIGRHFPDTDPRYKGADSRVLLRAAVALLAERGWRPVNVDATLIAQQPKLAPHAAAMVANVAADLGIAPDCVNIKGKTNERLGYLGREEAIEAQAIALVERVG
- the thpR gene encoding RNA 2',3'-cyclic phosphodiesterase, which produces MAERLGTIADNAALSFGGRATRRDTIHLTLAFLGNVPEARLPELSKAVTSLRAEPFAINVNQLGFWAHNHLLWAGCKAPSAHLDALSSQLRQALARAGFRVGGEGRDFVPHVTLVRRVPEVTEPSESHPLPSIEPFIWCNERFVLVCSTLSALGSSYRIIDEFPLTTGLRA
- a CDS encoding ATP-binding protein, yielding MPRTLLARTFLLLAMLVLLTTAGWLSLFRYIDAEPRARETAQLAASAVNLIRASLFAAAPAKRLGLFNEFSTREGIRLLPAEPEDKIEAMPDSRFFRLLQRELTARLGDHTRIAASVDEVSGFWVSFRLDDADDEEYWLVLPRDRAARDFASHWLAWGLLAVVLALAVAWLIASRISRPLKAMARSAEAVGRGQTPAPLPEDGAEELSRLAVAFNTMAADLERHEKDRSEVLAGISHDLRTPLTRLRLEAEMSVADNARQAVVADIEQMEAVISQFMDYARTESGEAAVATDLGALLSSIVERQRYVGHALTTAIEALPETTLRPKAITRAVTNLIDNAVKYGGGEITLSAATVNGEIWLEIKDRGPGVPADEIERLKRPFTRLENARTDATGTGLGLAIVERIARLHEGRLDLLPNPGGGLLVRLVLPIRP